A region of the Atribacteraceae bacterium genome:
CGTTGACGTGGGGTTTCTTGCGTTCAAATTTCTGCTTGGCCATAGGTATCCTCCTCTTCCTCAATCAAGCTCGGTTCCGTGTTCACCGCGTGCCGGCTACCCTTCGGAATCCCGAATCTCTCGGTTAAAACAAAAAAGAAATGGAGCCTACGATCGGGATTGAACCGATGACCTCATCCTTACCAAGGATGCGCTCTACCACTGAGCTACGCAGGCTTCATTAAAGTCGTATGGTGGGGAGGGAAGGATTCGAACCTTCGAAGGCGTATACCGACGGATTTACAGTCCGCTCCTTTTGGCCACTTAGGTACCTCCCCGTATAATGGAGCCGGTGATCCGACTCGAACGGACGACCTGCTGATTACAAATCAGCTGCTCTGCCAGCTGAGCTACACCGGCATACCACCCCTGTATGGTCGGTTATGCCTGAATAAATATAGCCAAAGGACGAAGTGATGTCAAGCCAAAAAAGAAAATATGGCCTTCCCTTAGATATATCGGTTTAAATATCCCATATTCTCACCATTTCGTCCCGATTCTATTGATTGTCGATCCAATTTCTGGTAAAATTTTTATCCAGTAAATCTGTTCAGTGGGTGGGATACATGAAGAAAGCGGGAATGATACTCGGAATCATCGGTGGTATTATTGGTATCGTGACCGCACTTTTAGCTATCGGGACTGGCGCGGTAGCCAACTTGGCCACTCAAGTCCTCACTGAAAACGGTGAACTCCCCGCAGAACTGGAAGAGATGAGTGCCGCCGTAGGTCGGCTGGCCATAGGGAGCGGAATCGGCGGCCTGATCTTCTCCATCGTCGGCTTGGTCGGCGCTGCGATAGTCAATAAAAACCAGAGATTATCGGGCATCCTGATGTTGATTGGCGGCATTCTCGGATTTGTTGTCCTCCTGGTCGGTTATGTTGTCCCGGGAATTCTCCTGATCATCGGAGGGATCCTGGCCCTGATGGCCAAGCCCGAGGCTAAGTAAGAGGATATACCCTGAAACAATCGATAATCGGTGATGGGTGAAGATTCTCTTTTCTCACAGGCTATTGCCCATTTTATCGTACACACCCGGCACCGATAACTGGATACCACTGCTCTTTCGCCAGTCCAAGGTCAGCTTTTCAACCGGCTCTCCCGGGGTTAAGGTTACATCACCGTAATCCCTCAAGCCGCCTTAGAGGAAGGCTGCCTTCATTGGCCTTGACCGAGGGTATATACCCGCTGGCCATTCATCAAATAGAGATTCTCAAGCTTAATCCACTCAAGGTTATTTTGCTCAATGGCCTCCAACAGCCATCGGATATCGGCATGCGTCAGGCGAGGAGACCCCTCGGGCACCTGGAAACGGCAACGCCAGTGGTCGGTACAAAAGGTCTCCGGGTAACCATCCGGATACACTTTCTGTCCACGATTGGAGATCATAATCAGGCGAAATTTGGGTTCAGCGAGCTTTTCCAATTTCCGGCCAAGTTCATCCGGAGAGAGCTTACCATTTCCAATAAATACATCGACGCCGTCAAGCTGCATCATGGCGTCACGCACGTCGGTCAACTGCGCTCTCCGAATTCCAATGGACTTCCCACCGTACTTGACTGATTTGAGAAGTTCAGGCATTTGACCCAGCCGGGCAACTACCGCTTTGGCAAATTCCCGGGTGCCGACCTCGCTGTATCTTGTTTCACCCGTATTCTTTGCCCTTCTAACCAAGTCGTAGGTCCACACGCGGTCTTCGATCGTCTTAAGCCAGGCATTGTGAACCCGCTCGGCGACATCTGCCTGATCGATGCTGATCAACATCATCACCCCGGCAAGAAGCAAGCCGGAGGGATTGGCTATACCCTTCCCGGCATGACGGGGAGCAGAACCGTGAATGGCTTCAAACATGGCGTAATCATCGCCAATATTTGCCCCGGGCGCCAATCCTACCGATCCGGCGATCTGCCCTAACATGTCCGAAATGATGTCCCCATAAAGATTGGGCACCACAATCATATCAAAGCTGGTGGGTGTGTCCGCCAGTTTCGCCGTCCCTATATCGACGATCCAGTGCTCACTCTCTATCTCCGGATATTCGGGAGCGATCTCATCGAATACCCTGTGGAAGAGCCCATCAGTGAGCTTCATGATGTTGTCTTTCGTCATACAGGTAATCTTCTTACGGCCGTAGGCGCGGGCGTATTCAAAAGCATAGCGCACAACACGCTCGCAACCCGGACGCGAGATCAACTTGAGGCACTGGACAACCTCGGGTGTCTGTTGGTGTTCGATTCCGGCGTAAAGATCTTCTTCGTTCTCACGGATAACCACCACATCCATGCCCGGATGATTTACCGGTACAAAAGGATGATAGCTGACTACCGGACGCACATTGGCATAAAGACCGAGTGCCTTGCGAACCGTAACATTAAGGCTTTTGAATCCTTCCCCTTGGGGGGTGGTAATAGGAGCCTTGTAAAACACCTTGTGTTCTCTGAGGATGTCCCAGGTCTCCTCGGTAATGCCCGCGGTATACCCTGCAAGATATACCTCCCTGCCAATCTCAACAAACCTCGGCTCAATACGAGCGCCTGCTTCCCTCAAGATATACAGACATGCATCCATGATCTCCGGACCAATACCATCGCCTCTGGCCACGGGAATAACCTGGTTACTCTTCGCCATAATGCCTCCCCTAATAATCGTAGCTCTCTTTTTCAACTGCCGCATTTTCTCTCAGACGCTGTATGACCTACCGACCGTAGTTTCCACCAATGCGCTTCTCTTCCATCTCTCCGATTCCCGAGATTACCTCGCAGCCGGATGAACGAATTTCTTCGCTTGTCTGATCATCTTCTCGCTCGTTACAAGCAGCAACACAGATCCTGAGCTCGTTTTGCCTCACCCGGTGGTTGCCTATTTCGCTGAAAGCGGCCACCTGTTTCTGTGATTCCAGCAGGATTCGAAGCGAAGCGACGCCGGGTGCTTATACTGTACCCAGGTGTCCGGATTCAGTCAAGATCGTTAATCAGTTTGCGTATAGACTTCACATATGTCAAGAGAAGCTCGCAATTTTGTCAAGACTCTTTTAAAATGTCCTCCTTTTTAGCTCTTTTAAAATGTCCTCTTGAGATACCTCCTCTCCATAAACAACATATAATTTCCCGAGCCGTCCTATCCGTAGGCTTCTTGCGACGAGGAACAAAGAGAGGCTTTCCAGGGAGATGGTCCCAGCCCGGTGTTCCTGGACGGTCAGCCGCTGTTTGGCCGGGGGACAGGTCGACGAGGGAAGGATCGGGAAGAGGCGGTTGTAGTAGCGGACCACCCAGTGGTCAGTGGTGAGGTTCATAGCATTCCTGCTCCTGGTTCTTGCACCAGTCGTGGTGGCTCCCGTCCAGCTGGACCAGCTCTCCGAAATGCTCCTTGCGTGGTCTCCTCTGCCGGTGTTGGGGACTCTTTCGTTTTCTCTTCCACAGACCCTGGGCGAGCAACCAGCGCCGCAGGGTTTCATGAGCAATGAGAGAGTCGTGCTCCGGCCGGCTTCTCGGAGGTCAAGGGGTTGGGGTCCCAAGCCCTGATAGGGTGCCCGGTAGAGGTCTGAGATCTTCTCCTGGAAGGTCGGAGGCTTGGCCCGGGCAGAGGGCCGACCGCGAGGGCGGTGGATGAGGCTGGTATCTCCTACTTCCCGGTAGCGTTACACGATCCCGGGTGTGCCGCTAACTGATGCCCCAGATCGGCAAGCCATCCCTGATGGTCATGTTCTTTTCCGGTACCCGGGCCAGAATGACCTGTCTGCGTGCGTCGCACAGGCAGGCCAGCCGGGTCCTTTCCTTTGTATTCAACGTTAACCGTCCTCCTTCCAATGCGGGGCCTCCTTCTTTTTGGGTTACCCCCTTTATACAGCAGGTTTCAGAAAGAGGACATCTTAAGCGAGTTCTTGAGAGGAGAAAGAATGAAGTAAGTCGGGCCATTGACATTTCATATTGTATACAGTATACTGTATACAATATGAAAACCCCTTTGGAAATCAAAAAGACCACCCTGGTTGATCAGGCATACCAGCGGGTTCGACAGTTATTGATGGATGGTGAGTTGGAACCCGGTCAACCTCTCGTACAAGATGAACTTGCCCGGAAGCTTGGCATCAGCCGTACTCCGGTTATGCATGTCATCCGTGAATTGGAAAACGACGGTTTGGTCGTTCGCCAAGACACTAACCGGGTCTTCGTCCGCGAGCTATCTCTAGATGAGA
Encoded here:
- a CDS encoding NADP-dependent isocitrate dehydrogenase → MAKSNQVIPVARGDGIGPEIMDACLYILREAGARIEPRFVEIGREVYLAGYTAGITEETWDILREHKVFYKAPITTPQGEGFKSLNVTVRKALGLYANVRPVVSYHPFVPVNHPGMDVVVIRENEEDLYAGIEHQQTPEVVQCLKLISRPGCERVVRYAFEYARAYGRKKITCMTKDNIMKLTDGLFHRVFDEIAPEYPEIESEHWIVDIGTAKLADTPTSFDMIVVPNLYGDIISDMLGQIAGSVGLAPGANIGDDYAMFEAIHGSAPRHAGKGIANPSGLLLAGVMMLISIDQADVAERVHNAWLKTIEDRVWTYDLVRRAKNTGETRYSEVGTREFAKAVVARLGQMPELLKSVKYGGKSIGIRRAQLTDVRDAMMQLDGVDVFIGNGKLSPDELGRKLEKLAEPKFRLIMISNRGQKVYPDGYPETFCTDHWRCRFQVPEGSPRLTHADIRWLLEAIEQNNLEWIKLENLYLMNGQRVYTLGQGQ
- a CDS encoding DUF4064 domain-containing protein; translation: MKKAGMILGIIGGIIGIVTALLAIGTGAVANLATQVLTENGELPAELEEMSAAVGRLAIGSGIGGLIFSIVGLVGAAIVNKNQRLSGILMLIGGILGFVVLLVGYVVPGILLIIGGILALMAKPEAK